Proteins encoded within one genomic window of Cetobacterium somerae ATCC BAA-474:
- the ligA gene encoding NAD-dependent DNA ligase LigA, translating to MLKLFDLVEESEPKKRIDELRKEIERYNYYYYTKNESIISDFEFDKLLKELEKLEKDYPEFKEEISPTKHVGAIDLKESKFKKVIHKKPMLSLSNSYNIEDVIAFTERIEKNLEYKHERLEYVLELKLDGASISITYEKGQLVRAVTRGDGIEGEDVTENILAINTIPNYLKEDVDLEVRGEIVLPLSQFEKLNEERLKNGEEIFANPRNAASGTLRQLDSEIVKERGLDAYFYYVVEPLKYGFKTHKESLDYLDKVGIKTTGVAEVIDDLTIMEKRIAYWEIEREKLDFETDGLVIKLDNIDLWEEVGYTTKSPRWAIAYKFPAKQVTTKLLGITWQVGRTGKVTPVAELEEVELSGSRVKRASLHNMDEILRKDIRVGDRVFIEKAAEIIPQVVSSIKEVRTGEEKEVTPPTNCPVCESVLEKEEGLVDLKCVNPNCPAIIQGSIEYFVSRDGMNISGFGSKIVERMLELNYIKDITDIYNLGEHKEELMQLDKMGEKSVEKLLASIEKSKERPYSKTLYALGIPFVGKFLGNVLAKKSKNIDRLSQMSKEELLEIDGVGDKVAESVYNFFRDEKSMAIVKKLKYYGVNFGKSDEEVEEKIVENGKFSGKTFLFTGKLQRFKREEIKDLIESLGGTNLSSVSKKLDYLIVGEDAGSKLTKAKEIGTINILTEDEFIELTK from the coding sequence ATGCTAAAACTTTTTGATTTAGTTGAAGAGAGCGAACCGAAAAAAAGAATAGATGAATTGAGAAAAGAGATAGAGCGTTATAACTATTATTATTATACTAAAAATGAATCTATAATCTCTGACTTTGAATTTGATAAACTTTTAAAAGAGTTAGAAAAATTAGAAAAAGATTATCCTGAATTTAAAGAGGAGATATCTCCAACAAAACATGTGGGAGCAATTGATTTAAAAGAATCTAAGTTTAAAAAAGTTATTCATAAAAAGCCTATGTTAAGCTTAAGTAACTCATACAATATTGAGGATGTAATTGCTTTTACAGAGAGAATAGAAAAAAATCTTGAGTATAAGCATGAAAGATTAGAGTATGTTCTTGAGTTAAAGTTAGATGGAGCTAGTATAAGTATAACTTACGAAAAAGGTCAACTTGTAAGAGCAGTAACAAGAGGGGATGGAATAGAGGGAGAGGATGTTACAGAAAATATCTTAGCTATTAATACAATTCCTAATTATTTAAAAGAGGATGTTGATTTAGAGGTTAGAGGAGAGATTGTACTTCCTTTAAGTCAATTTGAAAAATTAAATGAAGAAAGATTAAAAAATGGTGAAGAGATATTTGCCAACCCAAGAAACGCAGCTAGTGGAACTTTAAGACAGTTAGATTCAGAAATAGTTAAAGAAAGAGGATTGGATGCTTATTTCTATTATGTAGTGGAACCTTTAAAATATGGTTTTAAAACTCATAAAGAAAGTTTAGATTATTTAGATAAAGTAGGAATAAAAACAACTGGAGTAGCTGAGGTTATTGATGACTTAACTATTATGGAAAAAAGAATAGCTTACTGGGAGATTGAAAGAGAGAAGTTAGACTTTGAAACAGATGGATTAGTAATAAAATTAGATAATATAGATTTATGGGAAGAGGTAGGATATACAACAAAAAGTCCAAGATGGGCAATAGCTTACAAATTTCCAGCAAAACAGGTAACAACTAAACTTTTGGGTATAACTTGGCAAGTTGGAAGAACTGGAAAAGTTACTCCTGTAGCAGAGTTAGAAGAGGTTGAACTATCTGGAAGCAGAGTTAAAAGAGCTAGTTTACATAATATGGATGAGATTTTAAGAAAAGACATTAGAGTTGGAGATAGAGTATTTATAGAAAAAGCAGCTGAAATTATTCCACAAGTTGTAAGTTCTATAAAAGAGGTTAGAACAGGAGAGGAAAAAGAAGTTACTCCTCCAACAAACTGCCCAGTGTGCGAATCAGTTTTAGAAAAGGAGGAGGGGTTAGTTGATTTAAAGTGTGTAAATCCTAACTGCCCAGCAATTATTCAAGGAAGTATAGAGTATTTTGTATCTCGTGATGGGATGAATATAAGTGGATTTGGAAGTAAGATTGTAGAAAGAATGCTAGAGTTAAATTATATAAAAGATATTACTGATATATATAATTTAGGAGAACATAAAGAAGAACTTATGCAATTGGATAAGATGGGAGAAAAAAGTGTAGAAAAACTTTTAGCTTCAATAGAGAAAAGCAAAGAGAGACCATACTCTAAAACACTATATGCTTTAGGAATACCTTTTGTTGGAAAATTTTTAGGAAATGTTTTAGCAAAGAAAAGTAAAAATATAGATAGATTATCTCAAATGTCTAAAGAGGAACTTTTAGAGATTGATGGTGTTGGTGATAAAGTTGCAGAATCTGTTTATAACTTTTTTAGAGATGAAAAATCAATGGCAATAGTGAAAAAGTTAAAGTATTATGGAGTAAACTTTGGAAAATCAGATGAAGAAGTTGAAGAGAAAATTGTTGAAAATGGTAAGTTTTCAGGAAAGACATTCCTATTTACAGGAAAACTACAAAGATTTAAAAGAGAAGAGATTAAAGACTTAATAGAATCTTTAGGTGGAACAAATTTATCATCTGTGAGCAAAAAGCTTGATTACTTAATTGTTGGAGAGGATGCAGGTAGTAAATTAACAAAGGCAAAAGAGATTGGAACAATAAATATTTTAACAGAGGATGAATTTATAGAGTTAACAAAATAA
- a CDS encoding glycerol dehydrogenase: MENIILSPSKYIQGANSLSNIAKYAKKNAFIIADNFVMSITEDIIKESFKKENLIATFEIFNGECSKNEVNRLKEILKEKKSEIIIGVGGGKTLDTAKALAHYSNLPVIIVPTIASTDAPCSALSVLYTDDGVFDEYLILPSNPNIVLMDTEIIAKAPARLLASGMGDALATYFEARACEQSGALNMGGGLPTKAAMALAKLCFDTLIADGEKAMFAAQKCVCTKAVENIIEANTYLSGIGFESGGLAAAHAIHNGLTALEECHDLYHGEKVAFGTLVQLFLENAPMEEIDEVLFFCKNIGLPTSLEDLGVNSIEREKLLEVAKLACAPGETIHNMPFKVTPEKVLAAILAADNYGGY, translated from the coding sequence ATGGAAAACATCATTTTATCACCAAGTAAATATATTCAGGGAGCTAACTCTTTAAGCAATATTGCTAAATATGCTAAAAAAAATGCTTTTATTATTGCTGATAACTTTGTTATGAGTATAACTGAAGATATTATAAAAGAAAGTTTTAAAAAAGAAAATTTAATAGCAACTTTTGAAATTTTTAACGGCGAGTGCTCAAAAAATGAGGTTAATAGATTAAAAGAGATTTTAAAAGAAAAAAAATCTGAAATTATTATTGGAGTTGGAGGTGGTAAAACTTTAGATACTGCTAAAGCTCTTGCACACTACTCAAATCTTCCCGTTATAATTGTTCCTACTATTGCATCAACTGATGCTCCATGTAGTGCTTTATCAGTTCTTTATACTGATGACGGTGTTTTTGATGAATATCTTATTTTACCAAGTAATCCAAATATAGTTTTAATGGATACAGAGATTATTGCTAAAGCTCCTGCTAGACTTTTAGCTAGCGGAATGGGCGATGCCTTAGCTACATACTTTGAAGCTAGAGCATGTGAGCAATCAGGAGCTCTAAATATGGGTGGTGGACTTCCTACTAAAGCTGCTATGGCTCTTGCTAAACTATGCTTTGATACACTTATAGCAGATGGAGAAAAAGCTATGTTTGCTGCACAAAAATGTGTTTGTACTAAAGCTGTTGAAAATATTATTGAAGCTAATACATATTTGAGCGGTATTGGTTTTGAAAGTGGTGGATTAGCTGCTGCTCATGCTATTCACAATGGATTAACAGCTCTTGAAGAGTGCCATGACTTATATCATGGTGAAAAAGTAGCTTTTGGAACTTTGGTTCAACTATTCCTTGAAAATGCACCAATGGAAGAGATTGACGAAGTTTTATTTTTCTGTAAAAATATTGGACTCCCAACCTCTTTAGAAGATTTAGGAGTTAATTCTATTGAACGAGAAAAACTTTTAGAAGTAGCTAAGCTAGCTTGTGCACCAGGAGAAACAATTCATAATATGCCTTTTAAAGTTACTCCTGAAAAAGTTTTAGCTGCTATTTTAGCTGCTGATAACTATGGTGGATATTAA
- a CDS encoding FomA family porin-like outer membrane protein, with product MKKLALFLGSLLVVGTAVQAKEVVVAPVEVSKEIIVVAEPVVEEVVAPVFKPTGYVGVQYRAYGETEGHGDDIRWNTATNAADDNQDTWNRGANKYSRLETTFGVQATENFKLEGRIRDYNNLESNGDRNKNSKNGTETRLRAYYQHNDWFTSRVQYRDEEDDSQNLEYQARFTVYKNEGALLSKLLLAPKVYHSFPEDGGSNYMNTIGMDIEYAGNLPLGFTWDGTIYLNQNFYGQDFHTNADLTDNKDKDFVAEWEIYLYRTFALYSTDNYAIDFNFEGGYDPYKFGQYDKYTKNETTGKVSKSAKTTYSLYTLLTLDAEYKVTENFAVNAGVGAEYRNWNITAQDAASHWRWQPLAYVGMKATF from the coding sequence ATGAAAAAATTAGCACTTTTTTTAGGATCTTTACTTGTTGTAGGAACTGCAGTTCAAGCTAAAGAGGTTGTTGTAGCTCCAGTTGAAGTATCGAAAGAGATTATAGTTGTAGCTGAGCCTGTAGTTGAAGAGGTTGTAGCACCTGTATTTAAACCAACAGGATATGTAGGAGTACAGTATAGAGCTTACGGTGAAACAGAAGGTCATGGAGATGACATTAGATGGAATACAGCTACAAATGCTGCAGATGATAACCAAGATACATGGAATAGAGGAGCTAATAAATACTCTAGACTTGAAACAACTTTTGGTGTTCAAGCAACTGAGAACTTCAAATTAGAAGGAAGAATCAGAGATTATAACAACTTAGAGAGCAACGGAGATAGAAATAAAAACTCTAAAAACGGGACTGAAACAAGATTAAGAGCTTACTATCAACATAACGATTGGTTTACTTCAAGAGTACAATATAGAGATGAAGAGGATGACTCTCAAAACTTAGAGTACCAAGCAAGATTTACAGTATATAAAAATGAAGGAGCATTATTAAGCAAATTATTACTTGCTCCAAAAGTATATCACTCATTCCCAGAAGATGGTGGATCTAACTATATGAACACTATCGGTATGGATATCGAGTACGCAGGTAACTTACCATTAGGATTTACTTGGGATGGTACAATCTATTTAAATCAAAATTTCTATGGACAAGACTTCCATACAAATGCTGATTTAACAGATAATAAAGATAAAGATTTCGTAGCAGAGTGGGAAATCTACTTATACAGAACATTTGCATTATATTCAACAGATAACTATGCAATTGATTTCAACTTTGAAGGTGGATATGATCCATATAAATTTGGACAATATGATAAGTATACTAAAAATGAAACTACAGGAAAAGTTTCTAAGTCAGCTAAAACAACTTATAGCTTATACACATTATTAACATTAGATGCAGAGTATAAAGTAACTGAAAACTTTGCAGTAAATGCTGGAGTTGGAGCAGAGTACAGAAACTGGAATATAACAGCTCAAGATGCTGCTTCTCACTGGAGATGGCAACCACTTGCATATGTAGGAATGAAAGCTACATTCTAA
- a CDS encoding ROK family transcriptional regulator codes for MDFKSQNKNITNLLKFINQCGGSNKLEIAENIMVSPAALTKISKKLLGDNILVEKKYIDENNRKKNLLVINYERFYSMGVLIEENFTKVILTNLKNDILGELKFKNNYNGDFDEYLKALLEFIEKLAKENKVLPEKILGVGVVVTNEFIVKKSLDLFKEDRFLTLKKSIMDKFSGYVFVETEIRAEALYEAFLAPEYKDFFLVKYGEKRGSAIIIDNKLVNPAISHYRSMGTRHFIVEPNSDVYCEICKKKGCFDTMVSPKNIFEEILKENNYSTRIVDMYKNMSFEEFIKRAESGEITECKALRKVARYIAILMINHNNLLPLDTFLLSGRVFKSSLFLSYLKMYLQEFQLGEVHEKLIVLDKHVFREELVASFLPINYIFYNYHFQDNLEE; via the coding sequence ATGGATTTTAAAAGTCAAAATAAAAACATTACAAATTTATTAAAATTTATTAATCAATGTGGTGGGTCTAATAAGTTAGAGATTGCTGAAAATATAATGGTTTCGCCAGCAGCTTTAACAAAAATTTCTAAAAAATTACTTGGGGATAATATACTTGTTGAAAAAAAATATATAGATGAAAATAATAGAAAAAAAAATCTATTGGTTATAAATTATGAAAGATTCTATTCTATGGGTGTATTAATAGAGGAGAATTTTACAAAGGTTATATTAACAAATTTAAAAAATGATATTTTAGGGGAGCTGAAATTTAAAAATAACTATAATGGTGATTTTGACGAATATTTAAAAGCTTTGCTTGAATTTATTGAAAAACTTGCAAAAGAAAATAAAGTTTTACCTGAGAAAATACTAGGCGTTGGTGTTGTAGTAACCAATGAGTTTATTGTAAAAAAATCATTAGATTTATTTAAAGAGGATAGATTTTTAACTTTAAAAAAATCAATCATGGATAAATTTTCAGGATATGTATTTGTAGAAACTGAAATTAGAGCAGAAGCTTTATACGAAGCTTTCTTAGCTCCAGAATATAAAGATTTTTTCTTAGTTAAATATGGAGAAAAAAGAGGAAGTGCTATTATTATAGATAATAAGCTTGTAAATCCAGCTATTTCTCATTATAGATCAATGGGAACTAGACATTTTATAGTGGAACCTAACTCAGATGTATATTGTGAAATTTGTAAGAAAAAAGGATGTTTTGATACAATGGTTTCACCTAAAAATATATTTGAAGAAATTTTAAAGGAAAATAATTACTCAACTCGTATAGTAGATATGTATAAAAATATGAGTTTTGAAGAGTTCATAAAAAGGGCAGAAAGTGGAGAGATAACTGAATGTAAAGCACTGAGAAAAGTAGCAAGATATATTGCAATTCTTATGATTAATCACAATAATTTACTACCTTTAGATACTTTTTTGCTTTCTGGAAGAGTATTTAAAAGTTCACTTTTCTTAAGTTATTTAAAGATGTATTTACAAGAGTTTCAACTAGGAGAAGTTCATGAAAAACTTATAGTTTTAGATAAACATGTGTTTAGAGAAGAGCTAGTAGCTTCATTTTTACCAATAAATTATATTTTTTATAATTATCATTTTCAAGATAATTTAGAAGAGTAA
- a CDS encoding chaperonin GroS, translated as MKIKPIGKRVLVKTINLEEKTSTGIILIQNNEEKNYRIGEIISLSTDSEVNSLFSINDKVIFSKKSGVKINDSSKEQILLNLEEIFGIIEE; from the coding sequence ATGAAAATTAAACCTATTGGTAAAAGAGTTCTTGTTAAAACTATAAATTTAGAAGAAAAAACATCAACAGGGATTATATTAATTCAAAATAATGAGGAAAAAAATTATAGAATTGGGGAAATAATCTCTTTAAGTACTGATTCTGAGGTAAACTCTTTATTTAGTATTAATGATAAAGTTATTTTTTCTAAAAAATCTGGAGTTAAAATTAATGATTCTTCTAAGGAACAAATTTTATTAAATTTAGAAGAAATCTTTGGTATTATTGAAGAGTAA
- the pcp gene encoding pyroglutamyl-peptidase I: MKVLITGFDPFGGESINPAWEAVKAMKDSIDGIEVIKLQIPTVFKKSAEKLFAGIEEHKPDAVICIGQAGGRYDMSVERVAINMDDGRIPDNEGYQPIDTPVYEDGENAYFATLPIKGIVEEIKLAKIPASVSNTAGTYVCNHIMYSLLYYISKNNLNIKGGFIHVPYITEQVVDKKNMPYMEVTTITKALECAVQALNKYKVDVKVSGGKEF, from the coding sequence ATGAAAGTTTTAATTACAGGTTTTGATCCATTTGGAGGAGAAAGTATAAATCCAGCATGGGAAGCAGTGAAGGCAATGAAAGATAGTATTGACGGTATAGAGGTAATAAAATTACAAATACCAACAGTTTTCAAAAAATCAGCTGAAAAACTATTTGCAGGAATAGAAGAGCATAAACCAGATGCTGTTATATGTATTGGACAAGCTGGAGGAAGATATGATATGTCAGTTGAAAGAGTAGCTATTAATATGGATGATGGTAGAATTCCAGATAATGAAGGATATCAACCAATAGATACTCCAGTTTACGAAGATGGAGAGAATGCTTATTTTGCAACGCTTCCTATTAAAGGGATTGTTGAAGAGATTAAGTTAGCAAAAATACCAGCTTCAGTTTCAAATACAGCTGGAACATATGTATGTAATCATATAATGTACTCATTACTTTATTATATATCAAAGAATAATTTAAATATAAAAGGTGGATTTATTCATGTTCCTTACATAACAGAGCAAGTTGTTGATAAGAAAAATATGCCTTATATGGAAGTTACAACTATAACAAAAGCTTTAGAGTGTGCAGTTCAAGCATTAAATAAATATAAAGTAGATGTTAAAGTTTCAGGTGGTAAAGAGTTTTAA
- a CDS encoding DUF979 domain-containing protein, whose protein sequence is MDVKMLLEFMYILCGIILLISGVYSFLDKKNPKRIGSAAFWIIFGFLFIGGPHVNPSIVGGLLLVMGVLSATKSVSLASFTTSTEEFREKQAHKIGNMLFVPAGLIGVVAFSIAQFTKLGGLIGLGIGAIVALVVTMIVTKEKFDKIPYDSSRILQQMGPTVILPQLLGSLGSVFAKAGVGTVIAGIMGSVVPEGNILAGVTVYCLAMAIFTMIMGNGFAAFAVITAGIGYPFVIAQGGNPAVVGALGLTAGFCGTLLTPMGANFNIVPASILEMKNKNGVILKQVGVAVPLLAIHVVLMYFLAF, encoded by the coding sequence ATGGATGTAAAGATGTTATTAGAATTTATGTATATACTTTGCGGAATTATTTTATTGATAAGCGGTGTATATTCATTTTTAGATAAGAAGAATCCTAAGAGAATAGGATCAGCAGCATTTTGGATTATATTTGGATTCTTATTTATAGGTGGACCTCATGTAAATCCATCAATAGTAGGAGGATTACTTTTAGTAATGGGAGTTTTAAGTGCTACAAAATCTGTTTCACTTGCTTCATTTACAACAAGTACAGAGGAGTTTAGAGAGAAACAAGCTCATAAAATTGGAAATATGTTATTTGTTCCAGCTGGATTAATAGGAGTTGTAGCATTTTCAATAGCTCAATTTACAAAATTAGGTGGATTAATAGGACTAGGAATTGGGGCAATAGTTGCACTAGTTGTTACTATGATAGTAACAAAAGAAAAGTTTGATAAAATTCCTTATGATTCAAGTAGAATTTTACAACAAATGGGTCCAACAGTTATTTTACCACAACTTTTAGGATCTTTAGGTTCTGTATTTGCTAAAGCTGGAGTTGGAACTGTAATTGCCGGAATAATGGGAAGTGTAGTTCCAGAAGGAAATATTTTAGCTGGAGTAACTGTTTATTGTTTAGCAATGGCTATATTCACAATGATTATGGGAAATGGATTTGCGGCTTTTGCAGTTATAACAGCAGGAATAGGTTATCCATTTGTTATAGCTCAAGGTGGTAATCCGGCAGTAGTTGGAGCTCTTGGATTAACAGCAGGATTCTGCGGAACTTTATTAACACCAATGGGAGCTAATTTCAATATAGTTCCAGCATCGATACTAGAGATGAAAAATAAAAATGGTGTAATATTAAAGCAAGTAGGTGTAGCGGTACCTCTTCTTGCAATACATGTTGTATTAATGTATTTCTTAGCATTTTAA
- a CDS encoding DUF969 domain-containing protein has product MIKLIGVLIILIGFIIKLDTIAVVLIAGIATGLVAGIDFVEVLNILGTAFVQTRYMTLLLLTLSVVGILERNGLRERASICISKLKGATAGKVLSIYVTVRMLAAVLSMRLGGHVQFIRPLIYPMAKGAIEKDGVVSEELDEDLKGITNASENYANFFGQNVFVASSGVLLIVGTLQELGVKVEAYDVAKASIPVALITLVLAYFQYYRLDRKIKKLRAK; this is encoded by the coding sequence GTGATTAAATTAATAGGGGTATTAATTATTCTAATTGGATTTATAATCAAATTAGATACTATAGCTGTTGTTTTAATAGCTGGAATAGCAACAGGACTTGTTGCAGGAATTGACTTTGTTGAGGTTTTAAATATTTTAGGAACAGCTTTTGTTCAAACTAGATATATGACACTTTTATTATTAACGCTTTCTGTAGTTGGAATACTAGAAAGAAATGGTTTGAGAGAAAGAGCATCAATTTGTATATCAAAGTTGAAAGGTGCAACAGCTGGAAAAGTTTTATCAATATATGTAACTGTAAGAATGTTAGCAGCAGTTTTATCTATGAGATTAGGTGGACATGTTCAGTTTATTAGACCATTAATTTATCCTATGGCAAAAGGTGCTATTGAGAAGGATGGAGTAGTATCAGAAGAGTTAGATGAAGATTTAAAAGGAATAACTAATGCTTCAGAAAACTACGCTAACTTCTTTGGGCAAAATGTTTTCGTAGCATCTTCTGGAGTTCTTTTAATTGTTGGAACTTTACAAGAGTTAGGTGTAAAGGTAGAAGCGTATGATGTGGCTAAAGCTTCTATACCAGTGGCATTAATAACTTTAGTATTAGCATATTTCCAATACTATCGTTTAGATAGAAAAATTAAAAAGTTAAGAGCAAAGTAG
- the hslO gene encoding Hsp33 family molecular chaperone HslO — translation MSRLIRGVSKNARFVLVDTKDIVQEALDIHKCSPTAISAFGRLLSAGVMMGATLKGNDILTLRTMTDGPLSSMVVTVDKDGVKGYVSNPEADLPAKENGQPDVQALVGRGTLNVIKDLGLKDPYVGVSTIESGEIAYDIAYYYVTSEQTPTVIALGVDLENETTVRSAGGYMIQLLPDAEEGFIVELEKKIGAIRSVTELFKGGMDIERILHLLYEDMNDETHEKLVEPYEILDSKEIKYNCNCDKEKFYKGIITLGKEQLEEILAERGEVEAECHFCGKRYSFKREDLGEIL, via the coding sequence ATGAGTAGATTAATTAGAGGTGTAAGTAAAAATGCAAGATTTGTTCTTGTAGATACAAAAGATATTGTACAGGAAGCTTTAGATATTCATAAGTGTAGTCCAACTGCTATATCAGCTTTTGGAAGACTTCTTTCAGCAGGAGTAATGATGGGAGCAACCTTAAAAGGAAATGATATACTAACACTTAGAACAATGACAGATGGACCTTTATCAAGTATGGTAGTAACAGTTGATAAGGATGGTGTAAAAGGTTATGTTTCAAATCCAGAAGCAGATCTACCAGCAAAAGAAAATGGACAACCAGATGTACAAGCTTTAGTAGGAAGAGGAACTTTAAATGTTATTAAAGATTTAGGATTAAAGGATCCTTATGTTGGAGTATCAACAATAGAAAGTGGAGAGATTGCATATGATATTGCATATTATTATGTAACTTCAGAACAAACGCCTACAGTAATTGCTTTAGGTGTAGATTTAGAAAATGAAACAACAGTTAGATCAGCTGGTGGATACATGATTCAGCTTTTACCAGATGCAGAAGAAGGTTTTATAGTAGAGTTAGAGAAGAAAATAGGAGCTATTAGAAGCGTAACAGAACTATTTAAAGGTGGAATGGATATTGAAAGAATTTTACACCTTTTATATGAAGATATGAATGATGAAACTCATGAAAAATTAGTAGAGCCATATGAAATTTTAGACTCAAAAGAGATAAAATATAATTGTAATTGTGATAAAGAGAAATTCTATAAAGGAATTATAACTTTAGGAAAAGAGCAGTTAGAAGAGATATTAGCTGAAAGAGGAGAGGTAGAAGCTGAGTGTCATTTCTGTGGAAAAAGATACTCGTTTAAAAGAGAGGATTTAGGTGAGATACTGTGA
- a CDS encoding ComEA family DNA-binding protein, with translation MKKLIFSILILLISTFSYGIIESEFKVIESKNTLDTQNLLLDINKASKSDMLKNGISQSYVDKIIEYRDITGGYKKLNEMTRISGIGKKTYEKLKVKFKEPQNIKLNRFNINKADDKTLIYYGFSKKEIQSIRKYHENSIIRNNLELKKIISSKKYEDLKDYIDY, from the coding sequence ATGAAAAAGTTAATTTTTTCAATTTTAATTTTATTAATATCAACTTTCTCTTATGGAATAATAGAAAGTGAGTTTAAAGTTATTGAGAGTAAAAATACACTAGATACTCAAAATTTACTTTTAGATATTAATAAAGCAAGCAAAAGTGATATGTTAAAAAATGGAATATCTCAAAGTTATGTTGATAAGATAATAGAGTATAGAGATATAACTGGTGGATATAAAAAATTAAACGAAATGACTAGAATATCTGGAATTGGAAAAAAGACTTATGAAAAGCTAAAAGTAAAGTTTAAAGAGCCACAAAATATTAAACTAAATAGATTTAATATCAATAAGGCAGATGATAAAACTTTAATATATTATGGATTTAGTAAAAAAGAGATACAAAGTATTAGAAAATACCATGAAAATAGTATTATTAGGAATAATTTAGAATTAAAAAAAATTATTTCCAGTAAAAAATATGAAGATTTAAAAGATTATATTGATTATTAG